Proteins co-encoded in one Cinclus cinclus chromosome Z, bCinCin1.1, whole genome shotgun sequence genomic window:
- the PIP5K1B gene encoding phosphatidylinositol 4-phosphate 5-kinase type-1 beta isoform X7: protein MNLNQNPRTLLPKFYGLYCVQSGGINIRIVVMNNVLPRALKMHFTYDLKGSTYKRRASRKEREKSNPTFKDLDFLQDMHEGLYFDSETHSALMKTLQRDCRVLESFKIMDYSLLLGIHILNSNIKEKGECSRSASDAKRHGGQKVLYSTAMESIQGPGKSGDSVTTETTNTMGGIPAKSHKGEKLLLFMGIIDILQSYRLMKKLEHSWKALVYDGDTVSVHRPSFYADRFLKFMNARVFKKIQALKPSPSKKRCNSITALKAASQEIVCAVSQEWKDEKHGILAEGQSYASLDEEVLGSHHRPDLVPSTSSLFEAASLATTLSSSSLNVGEHCQRDQPTLYSSSKGLPSSSTFTLGDSAIYLTSEQSTLEMENDNASVLDVYLSYLIFVLRNPYYLRIIKRLRLMGPQEIIQSNFLWKREPGEDYLTTFSTTAQKTPAMRTLPHPFRSCSRD, encoded by the exons ATG AATCTGAACCAGAATCCAAGGACTCTTCTTCCCAAATTTTACGGTCTGTATTGTGTTCAGTCAGGAGGCATTAATATTAGAATTGTTGTCATGAACAATGTTTTGCCACGAGccttgaaaatgcatttcacatACGACTTGAAAGGCTCTACATACAAACGAAGAGCATCaagaaaagagagggagaagtcCAACCCTACATTCAAAGACCTGGATTTCCTGCAAGATATGCATGAAGGGTTGTATTTTGACTCTGAAACACACAGTGCACTAATGAAAACACTGCAGCGGGACTGTCGG GTTCTAGAAAGTTTCAAGATCATGGATTACAGTCTGCTTCTGGGGATCCACATATTGAACAGTAacataaaggaaaaaggagagtgTTCCCGGAGTGCATCAGATGCAAAACGCCATGGAGGGCAGAAAGTTCTGTATTCCACAGCAATGGAGTCTATACAGGGCCCTGGGAAATCTGGAGACTCTGTCACCACAGAGACAACAAACAC AATGGGAGGTATTCCAGCAAAAAGCCATAAAGgtgaaaagctgcttttatttatgGGTATTATTGATATTCTCCAGTCTTACAG GTTAATGAAGAAGCTGGAACATTCTTGGAAAGCTCTTGTTTATGATGGG GATACTGTTTCAGTTCACCGACCTAGTTTTTATGcagacagatttttaaagtttatGAATGCAAGAGTTTTCAAAAAAATTCAAG CTTTAAAGCCTTCACCTTCAAAGAAACGGTGCAATTCTATCACAGCCCTAAAGGCAGCATCACAAGAAATAGTGTGTGCAGTTAGCCAGGAGTGGAAGGATGAAAAGCATGGCATTCTTGCTGAAGGACAAAGTTATGCCAGCCTTGATGAAGAAG TGCTAGGTTCACACCACCGGCCGGATCTAGTGCCAAGCACTTCGTCTCTTTTTGAAGCAGCTTCCTTAGCAACCacactttcttcttcttccctgaaTGTAGGTGAGCACTGTCAACGTGATCAACCTACACTCTATTCTAGCAG TAAAGGGTTACCTTCGAGTTCAACATTCACTTTGGGAGACAGTGCCATCTATTTGACTTCAGAACAGAGCACATTGGAAATGGAGAATGATAATGCTTCAGTTTTGGATGTCTACTTA AGTTACCTGATCTTTGTCTTAAGAAATCCATACTATCTTAGAATCATAAAACGGCTCAGGTTGATGGGGCCTCaagagatcatccagtccaactttTTGTGGAAAAGGGAACCTGGAGAAGATTATCTAACAACCTTTTCCACCACAGCTCAAAAAACTCCAGCAATGAGGACTCTGCCACATCCCTTCAGAAGTTGTTCCAGAGACTGA